One window of the Bradyrhizobium sp. NP1 genome contains the following:
- a CDS encoding phosphotransferase family protein: MIEAALSRCVTAWCPGATGVAAAARLSGGASQETWTFDIVHPERTIGAILRRAPPGYGAAPGRAAGLEAEAALMQLAHDAGLPSPEVMHVLEPEEGLGTGFIMQRVEGETIARKILRDAPFAKARPMLARQLGEIIAGIHALPGAKLPDLREMTATKEIADIEREYRGFGWPRPVFELALRWLRGHDPGPPPALTLVHGDFRLGNLIIGPDGVRAVLDWELAHLGDPMEDLGWICVNSWRFGEIDKPVAGLGSREELFAGYEAAGRKVDPVRVKFWEVMGTLRWGVMCCGMMQRFRASPDHSMERAMIGRRASETEIDLLRLLAPRGEA, from the coding sequence GCTGCGGCTGCCAGGCTGTCGGGCGGCGCGAGCCAGGAGACCTGGACTTTCGACATCGTCCATCCCGAAAGGACTATCGGCGCGATCCTGCGCCGCGCACCGCCCGGCTATGGCGCGGCGCCGGGCCGCGCGGCCGGGTTGGAGGCGGAAGCCGCGCTGATGCAGCTCGCGCATGATGCGGGCCTGCCGTCGCCCGAGGTCATGCATGTGCTTGAGCCCGAGGAGGGGCTCGGCACCGGCTTCATCATGCAGCGGGTCGAGGGCGAGACGATCGCGCGAAAGATCCTGCGTGACGCGCCGTTTGCAAAGGCGCGTCCCATGCTGGCGCGCCAGCTCGGGGAGATCATCGCCGGCATCCACGCCCTGCCAGGGGCGAAACTGCCTGACCTGCGCGAGATGACGGCGACGAAAGAGATTGCCGACATAGAGCGGGAATACCGTGGTTTCGGCTGGCCGCGCCCGGTTTTCGAACTGGCGCTGCGCTGGCTCAGGGGTCACGATCCCGGTCCGCCGCCGGCGCTGACGCTGGTGCATGGCGATTTCCGCCTCGGCAATCTCATCATCGGTCCCGACGGCGTGCGCGCGGTGCTCGACTGGGAGCTCGCCCATCTCGGCGATCCCATGGAGGATCTGGGCTGGATCTGCGTCAATTCGTGGCGGTTCGGCGAGATCGACAAGCCGGTCGCAGGCCTTGGTTCGCGCGAGGAGCTGTTCGCCGGATATGAAGCGGCGGGTCGGAAGGTCGACCCGGTGCGCGTCAAATTCTGGGAGGTGATGGGGACGCTGCGCTGGGGCGTGATGTGCTGCGGCATGATGCAGCGGTTTCGCGCTTCGCCCGATCACTCGATGGAGCGCGCCATGATCGGCCGCCGCGCCTCGGAGACCGAGATCGATCTGTTGCGACTGTTGGCGCCGAGAGGAGAGGCATGA
- a CDS encoding DUF6285 domain-containing protein, protein MQDEPTPAELAKAVADFLRDEIAPTITGHNGFKLRVAVNMLELVVRQLTLADASDAAEMARLRQLLGVDGALIDLNRALSEKIAKDEADLLTPGLAAHLWQTTLDKLAVDQPNYASYRREAGKE, encoded by the coding sequence ATGCAGGACGAGCCGACACCCGCCGAACTTGCCAAGGCCGTCGCCGATTTCCTGCGCGACGAGATCGCGCCGACCATCACCGGTCACAACGGTTTCAAGCTGCGCGTCGCCGTCAACATGCTCGAGCTGGTCGTGCGCCAGCTGACCCTTGCCGATGCGAGCGATGCGGCAGAGATGGCGCGGCTCAGGCAGCTGCTTGGGGTTGACGGCGCGTTGATCGACCTCAATCGCGCGCTGTCAGAGAAGATTGCAAAGGATGAGGCCGACCTTTTGACGCCGGGGCTCGCCGCGCATCTATGGCAGACCACGCTCGACAAGCTCGCGGTCGATCAGCCGAACTATGCGTCGTACAGGCGGGAAGCGGGGAAAGAATGA